In Dromaius novaehollandiae isolate bDroNov1 chromosome 2, bDroNov1.hap1, whole genome shotgun sequence, one DNA window encodes the following:
- the LOC112991946 gene encoding cytochrome c1, heme protein, mitochondrial, with the protein MAAVRCLALRPYGRLLLSPRAAPPPPPRAAPARLSSSSSSSSSSGPAGGRKAALWALGAAAGGAGLALALGAAVSAGELEMHPPSFPWSHGGMLSSLDHGSLRRGYQVYKQVCSACHSMEYLAFRNLIGVTHTEEEVKALAEEVEVVDGPNEDGEMFTRPGKISDYFPKPYPNPEAARAANNGALPPDLSYIVNARHGGEDYVFSLLTGYCDPPTGVTVREGLHYNPYFPGQAIGMAPPIYNEILEYDDGTPATMSQLAKDVCTFLRWAAEPEHDHRKRMGLKMLMITGLLASLFYYMKRHKWSVLKSRKMVYRPPK; encoded by the exons GCCCGCCtctcgtcctcgtcctcgtcctcgtcctcgtccggcccggccggcggcaggAAGGCGGCCCTGTgggcgctgggggcggcggcgggcggcgcggggctcgccCTGGCGCTGGGGGCGGCCGTGAGCGCCGGCGAGCTGGAGATGCACCCGCCCAGCTTCCCCTGGAGCCACGGCGGCATGCTCTCCTCCCTGGACCACGGCAG CCTGCGGCGCGGCTACCAGGTGTACAAGCAGGTGTGCTCCGCCTGCCACAGCATGGAGTACCTGGCCTTCCGCAACCTCATCGGCGTCACCCACACCGAGGAGGAGGTCAAGGCGCTGGCTGAGGAG GTGGAGGTGGTGGACGGCCCCAACGAGGACGGGGAGATGTTCACGCGCCCCGGCAAGATCTCCGACTACTTCCCCAAGCCCTACCCCAACCCCGAGGCGGCGCGCGCCGCCAACAACGGGGCGCTGCCCCCCGACCTCAGCTACATCGTCAACGCGCG GCACGGCGGCGAGGACTACGTGTTCTCCCTCCTCACCGGCTACTGCGACCCCCCCACCGGCGTCACGGTCAGGGAAGGGCTGCACTACAACCCCTACTTCCCCGGGCAGGCCATCGGCATGGCCCCCCCCATCTACAACGAGATCCTGGAGTACGACGACG GCACCCCCGCCACCATGTCGCAGCTCGCCAAGGACGTCTGCACCTTCCTGCGGTGGGCGGCGGAGCCGGAGCACGACCACCGCAAACGCATGGGCTTGaag ATGCTGATGATCACCGGGCTCCTGGCGTCCCTCTTCTACTACATGAAGCGCCACAAATGGTCTGTGctaaagagcaggaaaatggTCTACCGGCCCCCCAAATAG